The sequence TAGTTAAGTCCTGTccacttctttgcaaccccatggacggcagtacgccagggctccctgtccctcaccatctcttggagtttgcccaagttcatgtccatcaaaccgatgatgccatccaaccctctcatcctctgtcattcccttctcctgccttcagtctttcccagcatcggagtcttttccaatgagtcagctcttcacatcaggtggccaaagtattggagctccagctttagcatcagttcttcgaatgagtattcaggattggtttcctgtTGTTTGATTTTCCTGCCGAAGagagtcaagggactctcaggagaaTTCTCTAGCACTAgcactgtgctgctggagaagaactactgtatgattcagcaatcccactcctgggtatatatccagaaaaaatgaaaactattttgaAGATATATGGAAACCAATGTTCAGAGCAATACTATTTACAGTAGataagatatgaaagcaacctaaataccCATCaatagctgaatggatacagaacatgttatatatatatatatatatatatatatatatatatatatatatatataaaatcatatatgcaacataatatataaataaatataaatatataaatataactttatatataaatacaatggaatatatatatatacacacacacacacacaatggaaaatttcttataaattctgccatttgcagtaacatgaatgaacctaggGAATATTGTGCTtaattatgcttagtgaaatgtcagagaacAACAAACACTGCAtaatatcacctatatgtggaatctaaaaaataatacaaacattatatgcaaatcagaaatagagtcacaaatATAGAAAGCAAACTAGTGGTTAGTGGTTACctaagggaagagggaagagagagggcaaGGTTAGGGTTATGAGATTAAAAGATACagactaccatatataaaatagataagcaaccaGGATAGACTATATAGCATTGGGCATGATAGCCATTATTGTGTAATAACTTTCAATgaagtataatctgtaaaaatactaaatcacaatgctatatacctgaaactaatataatcttgcaaatcaactatacttcaataaactaAAGGCTTCCACAGAAGCTTATCAAAGCTTTCCACCTAATTCCCTCTTAATGACTAGAGTGATTCTAAGTGTAATTATTCTCACTTTAATAGCTTGAGAAACCATTTCTTTAGTAAGAACATCAATAAAATTGAAGATGATAatcagtgtgtgttagtcactcagtcacgtattactctttgggaccccatggacaatagccctcCATGCTCtgatgtccatgggattctccaggcataaatactagagtgggtagccattctcttctgcaagggatcttcctgacccagcgttcgaatccagtgtctcctgcattgcaaggagatcctttgtcatctgagccaccagggaagccccgataaTCAGTGCATATCTGCATAAatactgtgcatgcatgctcagtcgcatctgactctttgaggcccaatggactgtagtcatttggggtcctctgtccatgggattttccaggcaagaatactggagtgggttcccctttcctcctccaggggaccttccagatcagatatcaaaactgggtctcaggagtctcctgcatcgttccgaagattctttaccactgagccacctgggaagccctacctgcATAAATGCTAATGTAATTAGCTTTGTGATTGTGCAGGTTTATCccattcttaaaaataataggTAAAAAAGCTATAATAAAAATGGCATTCATAATTATCCTGATTTAGTTTAACTATTATTGTAGCCATAACTTAATAGCAAATTATCCTTATGTAATTCTAAACAGGGTATTATATAATTGACATTGCCCTATATAATGAGATAATAATAGATTTCTACCAAGTAGGGTGACATTATGCAAATTCCTTGTTCTACTTACCTTTAAAAAGCTAATTACATATGACAGGCATATGGTAGGAAATGTGTCCATTTCAACTGAGTTTGTCAGGCTTCCTTTTGTGACCATCTATAAGTATTCAATGTGATATTGTAAGCTACAAGAAACTATACCAATTATTTGCTTCAGAAATCTCTGGTGGAACTATCTGTCACAGTACTTCACTGTGAAAGAACATAGTCAGTTGAAAAGAAGAATATATGCAACATTATGCTGGGACTCTATAAAGGCACAGATATTATATCATGATTATGAATTTAAGTAGCTGAAAGCCATTTGTAGTCTTAATATGCATGGATGATATAATAAAGGACATGATGAACATGGTCCTTAAACCATGTCTGAGCAAGAGATAATGGTGACATTTGTCTAAATGTTGCATATATTCAACACGTTTTGACAGATTTTATTAATGCAAATGATTTTCAGAGAATCAGTGTTCAGTTTCAGagataaaaaatgtaaattttcatttctctagttgAATTACACTTTCCTCATACTATGTTAGcactaattttaaaaggaagtggTGCAATATATACATCTCTATTTTGTGATAGCtattatattcttaaatttaaaagtattacTTCAGGAGTGAAAAAACTACAACATAGAAAGGTATATTAAACactcattgatttattttttttaatgggaaagatACAATGTGTTAAagatttcctcttttctctttgcaATAATGTTTTAACTGCAAAGTTAGCTGTTATCTCCTAATTAGATAAAATCAGCTGTGAGAAAATTAACAGATGATCACAACAAAAAATTGAGCCaactttctttcagttttatttcttgctCTAACACTTTGGGaaatattccattctttttgcTTTGTATACTTACAGGGGAAAGTCACCATGATATTCATGAATGAGTTTATATTTATAGTACTTATCACATCAACTTGatcacatatatgcatatttaaaattttatttattcagcatacatatattttaaagtgcaGGCCTTATACATAATTTTTCTGCTAAATATTGACATATTTTAGGGATGCACGATAAGAATCTGAGAATTATGATGATGTGTCcactgtttgtgtttttttttgagtTAAGTGATTCCATGGCAGACTACATAGGCCAGATAACTTAGGAGGCAAAAAAATGATGTTATGAAGATTTAAACTTTTCTCACACAGGGAATTCTTACCTTTCTATGTTTCTGTTACCAGTAGGGTGACTTGATTGCATACTAACATTTAACACTGGTTTATCCATACAAAGCAAAAGTGTGTCCTGGTCTACCCCTAGTGAGCCAATTATTCCTAACCTGTATCATCAGAAGAAGATTCTACCTACCTTCCTCAGAAATTTTACAGAATATGCACATGTATCCTACACAAATTtgagatatttaaaatcatttggcatattgaagatatattttttatgttaGTATACATCAAATCAGTCTGCCCAGGTGGCCCTAGAAGTAAAAAAATctatcaatgcaggaggcataatgacacgtgagtttgatcctggatcaggaagatcctctgaaggagagcatggccacccactctaggattcttgcctggagaatcccatggacagaggagcctggggtgctgctgtctgtggggtttcagtcagacatgactgagcaactaaacaacacctaCTAAAGTTCATTAAGATTCTAAATGGAATTGCACCTAGATATTTTAGCAGGTCTGTAAATCATTAGGGTAAAAGATTTTTGTCTGTAACTATCAACCAAAAGACAAGCAAATTTgaccctttaaaaataaatctaacttACAGTCTGGAGAGACACTGATGCACTTTTTCATTCTGCTTAAAGAAGTGAATTggaattcaaaatatattaattcatcttttttctctttcatatcaCAAATCATTTATTCTCCTTGTCACTATAGTAATGCATGTTTTCTAGTCTACCAACTTTTTCAATTATTGAAAAACATGTTGCATTGAAATGCTAAaaacttttcatctctctttctcttttttaatgtttaaaaatacaatacaaacaatggaaaaggaaatttacATTTCATTATAGACTCAGGGTGGCATTTGCTGGTATTCCGAAGTTCTGACAGCAGGCATTTTTTGATACTCTAGATGTGTACAttgatttttgaaaagtaaaataacttttaaaaatataatgtgcattttaataatataaatctatttgtaaattttaaatgcaattaatttttttttttttttttgctgcaaaaagctttattgtttccatttggtcCAAGGCTTGAGAGAGGGCTCCAGGGTGTTAAAAAGCTGCCTAGTGGCTGCAGAGAGGGGCTTCAGGCAGCCCTGATGTTAGGTGGGTTCTTCAATGGCCACTGGTCTCCAGAAGCTCCTAGTCGTGCTTGAGGGTAAGCCTTTCGAAGAGATACTCGCCCAACCCAGCCTAGGGACCAGCCAGCCTGCGGAGGTTGGTCAGGTGGTCATCCATCTTGATGAGTTTCACTTCCTCATCTAGGAAGTGGTTCTCCAGGAAGTCACAGATGTGGGGGTCTCCGCGGGCAGAAGCCAGGCCATGCAGATCCAGCAGGGCTTGATTCAGGCTCTTCTCTACGAGAAGGGCGGCTTCCATAGCATCCTGGGTTTTACCCCACTCATCTTGAGATGGCTTCTGCACGTCCAGGATGAGGGCGCGGCCGCCACGCTGGTTTTGCAGTTTCAAGAGACGCTCCGCGCCCTCGCGCTTCTCCTTGGCCAATTCGGGAAAAAAGTGACCCACTCCTTCCAGGGCCACATCGTCGCGGTCAAAATAGAAGCCCAGAGAGAGGTAGGTGTAGGAGGCCCGCAGTTGCATGTTAACCAGGCGGTTGACGGCGGCCTCCACCTCGGTAGAATGATTCTGACGAATCTGGGAGCTCATGATTGGTCGGTAATAATTAGTTAAAAAATGGTGGCTGGTCCCAGTGATCGCGGACAGCTGAGTGGCTGACTCCAGAGGCTGCGACTGGAAAAAAGGTTGGAGGGTGGTCGGAGGCTGGAGCAAGGGgcgtccctgggtctgttccgtCCAAGCACTGTTGAAGCAAGATACAGATCCGCGGGGCCGCCGAGCGCACTTCATGaatgcaattaatttttaaaacattaatctgTACTTTGGAAATAGAAGATTGACTTTATTGAGATAAAAGCCAGCCAAGATTACAAACTActaatagtttaaaataaacagagaagaaaTGACTTTACCTTTCAAATTctagttttctttatttgataAACAAATGTGCATTATACATATGTGAAATTTCAAATACTCTATGCCCTTTGATACTATATGAAAGAATGATATTTAAGTTGTATATAGAAGATTaatctattttccatattttttctgctttcaaGAAAGATTAATATGTCttctaattatatataatattatatatttacatatatattaatattacataTTTAAGTGAAGATGTCAGAATGGAGggaaaattaaattagaacaaaTTCTATAAAGCACAGGATTATAAAGTCCATGTCGGGAAGAATTGTTTTCTAGTGGTGGGCTCATATGGCTCTTGGCTTTCCATCTACATATAGAAATTATGACACAGTTGCGTGATAAGACTTTCCAAAAGTTaattgt is a genomic window of Ovis aries strain OAR_USU_Benz2616 breed Rambouillet chromosome 16, ARS-UI_Ramb_v3.0, whole genome shotgun sequence containing:
- the LOC114118748 gene encoding ferritin light chain-like, coding for MSSQIRQNHSTEVEAAVNRLVNMQLRASYTYLSLGFYFDRDDVALEGVGHFFPELAKEKREGAERLLKLQNQRGGRALILDVQKPSQDEWGKTQDAMEAALLVEKSLNQALLDLHGLASARGDPHICDFLENHFLDEEVKLIKMDDHLTNLRRLAGP